Part of the bacterium genome, GATACAGGCTTTTTTCCACAGCACATGCGGGGGCAGGACGGAGGATGTTAATTCATTATGGCCCGGTAACAACCTGCCATATCTTGAAAGCAAAATATGCAGTTTTTGCAGGGACGCGGTAAATTACAATTGGAAGTTCACCATCACAAAATCAGATTTAGAAAAAATTTTGTCAACAGATGAAAATTTTGGAGGGAAACTCCGTTCCCTGAAAATTGCAAAACTCACGCGTACCGGGAGGGTAAGCGAACTTGTGTTTCAGACATCTTACGGGGACAAAAAAATAAATGTGTCTGATTTCAGGAAATGGATTGGGCAGGATAAAATTAAAAGCACGCTTTTTAAAACCGATTTTAAAAAAGATAAATATATTTTTACAGGCCGCGGTTCAGGGCATGGGGTAGGTTTGTGCCAGGAGGGCGCAAAAACACTGGCTGTAAAAAAATACCGGTATGATAAAATTTTGAAATTTTATTATCCTGGTATCAAGATAGAAAAATATTCTTTATAAAATATGTCAACAAGTATTGAAAAAACAAGTATAGTCGCGCTTGCGGGAATTTTTATCGCTGTGATTTCGCTTTTTTGGGGCGGTGGAAATAAAAAGAATAATTCAGCCCCTGTCCATATAGAGAAAGTTGTTTCTCCTTCAACCGGTGAATTGAATTCCAAGGCTTTGATGAATCTTGATTCGGGCCGCTCATTTTTCGCGAAAAGCGATTTTGTGCGCGCGATTTCAGAATACCGCAGGGCGGTTGAAATCGAGCCGGATTACATAGATGAAAGAACCGGGTTATTTTTGGGAGACGAGATAAAAGACGTTATTAAAAAAACTATTTTTGAACTTACCGGAGAAGAGAAAAAAACCCCCGCTGATAAAATTATCAGGCAGGGGTTGAAAGACGCTTATTATTTAAGAAGAAGATTTGGGAGAGGCTGCGAGTGAGCCGTTTCGCGGCAGCAAAAAATTTAAAGTGTAAAGTTGAAAGTCATGGAAAAAAAACAAAAATATGATTTAACAATTGCAGGTGTAATACTTTCCGGAATTTTACTGGGTGTTGGAGGGGTGATACTTGAGAAATTCGGAAATCCTTTCCGCACGGGGATTTGTGTGTCCTGTTTCATGGAAAATATCGCGGGGAGCCTGGGATTTCACGCTAACAGCCGGATGCAATATATCCGTCCTGAGGTTGCCGGGTTTATTATAGGTGCGTTTTTGCTGAGTTTAATAAGAAATGAATTTAACGTTCGCGGGGGACAGTCGCCTTTAATCAGGTTTATGCTGGGTGTCTTAATGATGATAGGTGCAGGTGTGTATATAGGATGCCCTATAAAATTATTTTACAGGATATCCGGCGGAGAAATTATGGGTGTTGTCGGCCTGGCAGGATTGATTGCAGGTGTTTGGGTTGGCGGAGAATATATAAAATCAGGTTTTTCATTAGGGGAATCACGGCCGTTGAAAAGCGTGGAAGGAATTTTTATTCCTATGACAGCGTTTATTTTATTAATATTTGTTTTTATTAAACCCAGTTTTATTCTTCAAAGCAGTTCCGGGCCAGGGACGAGGTTTTCACCGGTATATTTATCGTTATTTATTGGATTAATTATAGGAGGGGTTTGTTATTACTCAAGGTATTGTGTTTTGGGAAGCATCAGTAATTTTATACTTGGAAGAGAGACGACTTTGCTTTACGGGAGTTTCGCCTTTTTAATCAGCGCATTTTTGAGTTATTTTTTTGTAAAGGATTTCCAGCCGGGGATTATCGCTTATCAGGGGTCATCACCCGATTACCTATGGGATTTTTTAAGCATGGGATTAGTCGGGTTCAGCGGGGCCCTTGCGGGCGGGTGTCCTTTCAGGCAGATGATTCTTGCCGGGAGCGGCGATAGCGACGCGGGTATTACTGTTTTAGGCCTTTTTGCCGGCGGTGCGATACTCCAGAATTTTAATTTGAACAGCACGGCGGGCGGGGTTACTTTTAACGGACAGGCCGCGGTCCTTTTTGGTTTTGCTTTATGTATTATAATCGGGCTTGCGAACAGGGAAATATAGTGTGCCCTGTTACATAATCATAAGAGTTACAGCGGTACAGATTTGACGACATTAAACGGACAAGATTTAGTATCTGTGCGAAATGAGCAGATGATATGCGAAGAAACGTCCCGTTTCGATTACTATCGGAATGGGGGATGGGGGGCGCATATCACTGCGAAATTGAG contains:
- the yedE gene encoding YedE family putative selenium transporter, which translates into the protein MEKKQKYDLTIAGVILSGILLGVGGVILEKFGNPFRTGICVSCFMENIAGSLGFHANSRMQYIRPEVAGFIIGAFLLSLIRNEFNVRGGQSPLIRFMLGVLMMIGAGVYIGCPIKLFYRISGGEIMGVVGLAGLIAGVWVGGEYIKSGFSLGESRPLKSVEGIFIPMTAFILLIFVFIKPSFILQSSSGPGTRFSPVYLSLFIGLIIGGVCYYSRYCVLGSISNFILGRETTLLYGSFAFLISAFLSYFFVKDFQPGIIAYQGSSPDYLWDFLSMGLVGFSGALAGGCPFRQMILAGSGDSDAGITVLGLFAGGAILQNFNLNSTAGGVTFNGQAAVLFGFALCIIIGLANREI